ACACCGCAGCGGTGCTGGGCGAGCGTTTTCGCGAAGACCGGCTCGGCCTCACGGCCAGCAGCCTGACCTTCACCACCACCATCGCGATGGTGCCGTTCTTCACCGTGGCGCTGGCGCTGTTCACCGTGTTCCCGATGTTCGCGAAGATGCAGGGCCGCCTGCAGCGCTGGCTCATCGAGAGCCTGATTCCCGACAACATCGCGCGGCAGGTGCTGGGCTACCTGAACCAGTTCGCGAGCAAGGCCAGCGGGCTGGGCATCGCGGGCCTGATCGTGCTGCTGATCACCGCCATCGCGCTGATCCTCACCATCGACAAGACGCTCAACAACATCTGGCGCGTGCGCTCGCCGCGGCCGTTCGCGCAGCGGGTGCTCATTTACTGGGCGGCCATCACGCTGGGGCCGATCATCCTTGCGGTGAGCCTGTCGACCACTTCGTACGTGGTCTCTGCCACCAGCGACGTGGTGGGGCGCGGCATGGTCAAGCTGTTCTTCGACACCTTCGAGTTCGCGCTGCTCGCGGTCGGCATGACCTCGCTGTACCACTACGTGCCCAACACCAATGTGCGCTGGTCGCATGCCTGGGCCGGCGGCATTTTCGTGGCGGCCGCCATCGAAATCGCCAAGCGCGTGCTGGCCTACTACCTGAGCCTGGTGCCGACCTATTCGGTGCTGTACGGCGCCTTTGCCACGGTGCCGATCCTGCTGGTGTGGATCTACGTGGCCTGGGTGATCGTGCTGCTCGGCGCGGTCATCGCGGCCTACTTGCCGAGCCTGCTCACGGGCGTGGCACGGCGCGGTGGCACTGCCGGCTGGCCCTTGCAACTGGCAATGGAAGCGCTGCAGCACCTGGCCCGCGCGCAGGCCACGCCGGCCAAGGGCATGGGCGCGACCGAACTGGTCACGCGCATGCGGGTCGATGCGCTGCAACTGGCGCCGGTGCTCGAAACGCTGGTGGCGCTCGACTGGATCGCACCGCTGGCGGAAGAGCCCGCCAACGAAGACCCGCGCTACGTGATGCTCGCGGACCCATCGACGCCCATCGAGCCGCTGCTGAAGGAACTGCTGATGCCACAGGCCGAGCCGCTCGAAGACCTCTGGCAGAAGGGTCCGCTGCGCTCGCTGCGCCTGGGCGACGTGCTCCTGATCTAGATCTTCACCCGACCGAGCCAGATGTCGCGGTACATCGCCCAGTCGCCCATGAAGGAGTAAAGCGGCCGCTTGAACGAGGCCGGCTTGTTCTTCTCGAACCCGAAGTGCCCGATCCAGGCAAAGCCGTAGCCCGCC
This is a stretch of genomic DNA from Variovorax paradoxus. It encodes these proteins:
- a CDS encoding YihY family inner membrane protein yields the protein MIAAMNRRQLWRDLSRFPWRNTAAVLGERFREDRLGLTASSLTFTTTIAMVPFFTVALALFTVFPMFAKMQGRLQRWLIESLIPDNIARQVLGYLNQFASKASGLGIAGLIVLLITAIALILTIDKTLNNIWRVRSPRPFAQRVLIYWAAITLGPIILAVSLSTTSYVVSATSDVVGRGMVKLFFDTFEFALLAVGMTSLYHYVPNTNVRWSHAWAGGIFVAAAIEIAKRVLAYYLSLVPTYSVLYGAFATVPILLVWIYVAWVIVLLGAVIAAYLPSLLTGVARRGGTAGWPLQLAMEALQHLARAQATPAKGMGATELVTRMRVDALQLAPVLETLVALDWIAPLAEEPANEDPRYVMLADPSTPIEPLLKELLMPQAEPLEDLWQKGPLRSLRLGDVLLI